From one Amycolatopsis sp. FDAARGOS 1241 genomic stretch:
- a CDS encoding TetR/AcrR family transcriptional regulator, translated as MDAPRLTPKGQATRARIVEAAAELVAGRGVHGTGNGQLRARAGVSGSQLAHYFPDKAGWVRAVLEWRAGTAPAGHRRAQPDSLDRLRSWAEHVRPDEFGALAAELAKSGLDGHDEVRAGFDRWTELFRGGFQAMRDRGEPAPRADPGHLARVLPAAYQGGSLLTRAPSDGTALRDALHGALAHVTKFRKTRGVGEA; from the coding sequence GTGGACGCGCCCAGGCTGACCCCGAAGGGACAGGCGACGCGGGCGCGCATCGTCGAAGCGGCGGCGGAACTGGTCGCCGGGCGCGGGGTGCACGGCACCGGCAACGGGCAGCTGCGCGCCAGGGCCGGCGTCAGCGGTTCGCAGCTCGCGCACTACTTCCCGGACAAAGCCGGGTGGGTGCGCGCCGTGCTGGAGTGGCGGGCGGGCACGGCGCCGGCGGGCCACCGCCGGGCGCAGCCGGACAGCCTCGACCGGCTGCGCAGCTGGGCCGAGCACGTCCGGCCCGACGAGTTCGGCGCGCTCGCGGCCGAGCTCGCCAAGTCCGGGCTGGACGGGCACGACGAGGTGCGAGCCGGCTTCGACCGGTGGACGGAGCTGTTCCGCGGCGGCTTCCAGGCGATGCGCGACCGCGGCGAGCCGGCGCCCCGAGCCGACCCCGGTCACCTCGCCCGCGTGCTGCCGGCCGCGTATCAAGGCGGTTCGCTGCTCACCCGCGCCCCCAGCGACGGCACCGCCCTGCGGGACGCGCTCCACGGCGCCCTCGCCCACGTCACGAAGTTCAGGAAAACCCGAGGAGTAGGAGAAGCATGA
- a CDS encoding putative quinol monooxygenase, translating into MTQLQVIARYTVSAGQEDAVAALVPELAKAARTEPGNVSFDVYRSFDDPRSLVLLERYVSREAFAEHRETEHFKRLVLEGIVPLLDERTVELYDVTG; encoded by the coding sequence ATGACCCAGCTGCAGGTGATCGCCCGCTACACCGTGTCCGCCGGCCAGGAGGACGCCGTCGCGGCGCTCGTGCCCGAGCTCGCGAAGGCCGCGCGCACGGAGCCGGGCAACGTGTCGTTCGACGTGTACCGCTCGTTCGACGACCCGCGCTCGCTCGTGCTGCTCGAGCGCTACGTCTCGCGGGAGGCGTTCGCCGAGCACCGCGAGACGGAGCACTTCAAGCGGCTCGTGCTCGAAGGCATCGTGCCGCTGCTGGACGAGCGGACCGTGGAGCTCTACGACGTCACCGGCTGA